A portion of the Bdellovibrionales bacterium CG10_big_fil_rev_8_21_14_0_10_45_34 genome contains these proteins:
- a CDS encoding nucleotidyltransferase produces the protein MADIRWHQRLHSFSSALHQLSSAVNISKQRKFSDLEKQGVIQAFEFTHELAWNLIKDYFEYQGNSGITGSRDATREAFKMGLVKDGNSWMEMIKSRNQTSHTYNQGTANDIVNKTIQLYYPLFCDLRSTMEAFKSKS, from the coding sequence GTGGCTGATATTAGGTGGCATCAAAGGCTTCACAGTTTTAGTTCTGCCCTTCACCAGCTTTCTTCAGCCGTCAACATTTCGAAGCAACGCAAATTTTCAGATCTTGAAAAACAAGGTGTCATTCAAGCATTTGAGTTCACTCACGAGCTGGCTTGGAACCTGATCAAAGATTATTTTGAGTATCAGGGCAACTCGGGGATCACTGGCTCAAGAGACGCAACCCGTGAGGCATTCAAAATGGGTCTGGTTAAGGACGGCAACTCTTGGATGGAGATGATAAAAAGCCGTAACCAAACATCTCACACGTACAACCAAGGAACAGCTAACGACATCGTCAACAAAACAATTCAGCTCTATTACCCTCTCTTTTGCGATCTTCGGTCTACAATGGAAGCTTTTAAGTCAAAGTCATGA
- a CDS encoding RNA-binding protein, protein MAFTWKGDLKVNDLKQNEKDFWQKYIVTLPEHERPTNPHVEAQFAGNREITDDLLELYLIGKKTAGSGLVEDYISSGAPLPKVGNYWILLNSRDEPGCILRTERTITHKFKDVPVEIAIAEGEGDLSLAYWRHVHKEFFRPFLSRWNVENIEEATVITEFFKVVYR, encoded by the coding sequence GTGGCGTTTACGTGGAAGGGTGATTTGAAAGTGAATGACTTAAAACAAAACGAAAAAGACTTTTGGCAAAAGTATATTGTGACACTGCCAGAGCATGAACGGCCGACCAACCCACATGTCGAAGCGCAGTTCGCTGGAAATCGTGAAATCACTGACGACCTTCTTGAGCTCTATTTGATTGGTAAGAAAACCGCTGGGAGCGGCCTCGTTGAAGACTACATTTCCTCCGGAGCCCCCCTACCAAAAGTGGGGAACTACTGGATTCTTCTTAATAGCCGAGATGAACCAGGTTGCATTTTGCGCACAGAAAGAACCATAACCCACAAGTTTAAAGATGTACCCGTCGAAATTGCCATCGCTGAGGGTGAAGGTGACTTGTCTCTTGCCTACTGGAGACATGTGCATAAAGAATTTTTCCGTCCATTTCTGTCGCGATGGAACGTTGAAAATATTGAAGAAGCAACAGTCATTACCGAATTTTTCAAGGTGGTTTACCGATGA
- a CDS encoding cupin, which translates to MSRPECIKHYKEIQEEDTSCYKGSGSDELLSIGSPFGKVFGLNKLGIHHELLPPGRRTSWPHAESDEEEFVYVIEGAPDAWINGRLYRLKSGDGVGFPCGTGIAHTIINNTNDDVRLLVVGEATKKENKCFYPLHPQRNEEIRKKDFLWENSPKQEMGDHDGLPDQLRDRK; encoded by the coding sequence ATGTCCCGCCCAGAATGTATTAAGCACTACAAAGAAATCCAAGAAGAAGACACGAGCTGCTATAAGGGTAGCGGAAGCGATGAGCTCCTATCGATTGGTTCACCTTTTGGCAAAGTATTCGGTCTTAATAAGCTCGGGATTCATCACGAATTGTTGCCCCCTGGCCGCCGAACATCTTGGCCACATGCCGAGTCGGATGAAGAAGAATTTGTCTACGTTATCGAAGGTGCCCCCGATGCTTGGATAAACGGGCGACTCTACAGGTTGAAGTCTGGCGACGGTGTAGGGTTTCCTTGTGGTACAGGAATCGCTCACACCATTATCAACAACACCAACGACGACGTTCGACTTCTTGTTGTTGGTGAAGCTACAAAAAAAGAAAACAAATGCTTCTATCCTCTTCACCCTCAAAGGAACGAGGAGATCAGAAAAAAAGATTTTCTTTGGGAGAACTCTCCTAAACAAGAAATGGGAGATCATGACGGCCTTCCAGATCAGCTAAGGGACCGCAAGTAG